The sequence GCTTCTTGAAGAACAGGAACAAAGCAATAGCAACTAAAGACATTACATTTGAATCATTACTAGCCTTTTATGACTCAACCCAATAAAAACATAAGAGTCAAGCAATTGAAAGGGGAACAAAACGAACAAAACATAAGACTCATTGaaccttaaaaacaaaacaaaacgaacaAAATTGAAAGGGGAAGATAAGCAATTGCGAATACCTTTTCTAATTTGGCAGCTGTGAGGGCTCTCTTGTATTCCACAGCCTTCTCCATAGGTCGAAGActtgatcgaagaagaagacgacgaggcGAGATCTCTTTCTCCAGTGTATTCATCATCCGATCTCGATAACGtctcaggaagaagaagaagacgaggcgAGATCAGTTGTTTCTGGAAACCGATCAGAACTACGATCGATTTGATTTCGTCAGTTTTTCATCGTTTTGATTGTATCGAAAGAGAgtgagaagcaaaagaagaaaagagaaaaaaaaaaacgtaactaATAAAATAGTGACACGTATGGGGTCTATAAGGATCTAAAATGATCGGGGCAGAGACCTGGGTCTCGGAAATATTCAgatttaaaccttttttttaatattactaaaaaaataaagggaTTTTTATTGATTCTACCACATTCAATTAAAACCTTTTCCCAAAtgcatattttcttttgttttgagaacTACCACATTTGAGCTTTCAAGTTGGAATAAAATGACTAATATATCCTTCATGTAAAAGTCATGAGATTTGAGATTATACTATCCTTTTATGACACAAAAGTTGGTGCATTAATAGTTGTGGGTCAGcataaaataaagtttgtaatttaaattaaaaactggGAACACATAAACTTTGTAAGCTGCTTTTTGGTTTAGAGATATGAGAGCAGCATAACGCAGTAGACAAAATTGGTCTGATGGACAAGGTAAATTGTATAGACAAGTTGCGAAATATAAACTTGTCTATTAGCTTGAACTAGtccatttttcaaatatattaactAGTAGacaaattgtaaataaaacatgTCCATTAACCGGTATTGTTCTTAGAAAAATTATGCAGTTATAAACTTGTCTAtaagattaataattaaataaatgttcCAAATAGACAAGTTAGGAGAGTTTGGAACTTGTCTACTAGGTAAAATTTTCTCAAAGAGGACAGTATAATCTCAAATAGACAAGTTAGGAGAGTTTGGAACTTGTCTACTAGGTAaacctgaatttttttttgtttccggcTAATTTTTCTTCCGCTAACCTTAGATTTGAATCCGCTTATTTTGTCCAGCTTGTCTTTTGGCGCCGGAGAGAACCTCTCTAGTTGACTTTCTTTCTTATGTGTTCTTCTATCTCACGATCTCTCTCTTTGGTTACAACAGATCTCTTTTTGATCCAGATTTTTAGTTGGGATGTTTGGTGCTCGGTCGTTGCGGAGAATTGCTTTTGAACGAAGTTTTGGTAGAAGAATGAATAGACACATACACGAGTATGGGaatgataaattattaaaaaaaattattaaaaattgagaTCTGTATGTAATGGGAAGGACATATTGGTCTTTTTCAATTATCTTTGTGGTAGCCGGGAAAATGAATTTGCAAATGTGGTAGTTGTGTTAAGTTTTAGTATAGATTGTGGTAGAATCGTtagttttctcaaaaataaaagacatcCCGTAGAGATGACCGATGGGCTTGCTCTAAGTGATGATTGAATCAGTCACCATTACTAGTGTGAATCAGTCATGGTGGTGATTAAAAAAGACCATGGGCTTTATATATGTCATACTATAAAGTTTTTGTAAGCaaagaaaactatattttttttttttttggtataagcAAAGAAAAGTGTTTTTCTGATCCAACACTAGTATTCTAACATGttgtatataacttttttttttttcattttgtaggatttttatttgaagaacatgtcttttttcattttgttagtAGGATTTTTATTTGAAGAACATGTCTTCACATTCTGTTAGTAGGATTTTTACTGTTTTAAGTAGATAATTTATAGTAGCATGTAAGTCTAGTACTAAACTACTAAtgatacaaagaaaacaatttttttttatgatactAAAAAATAGTACTGTATTTATGTTTGTTcgttcaaaattaataaattacacaaaaaaaaaattttgtcttcctacatatatataccactactatttattaatttagaaattGTGAAACCGAAACTCATGCGGACAAATCGAAATTTCTACGTTTGCCTATATTTTCGGttaattaatctataaatatGATAGTTAGTagcaattaaaacaattaatgtcaggtgcaaaaaaaaaaaaaacaatcaatccATTTTAGCTACAGTGTAATAATGGGCAAACTAGTCATTTCGTAGTCTCCCCCTGGTTCTCCGTAACTGTCTCtcccaaaaattaaaaagagaaaaggcttttttaactctctcttaaagagagagagagtctcttTAATTTCAGAGACGCTCGTCCGTTTTGGTTCTTCCCCTTCCGttccctctctttcttcttcactcctttatttatttatttatcttctcCTCCCATTGAtccctctctctcctctcctctcctcaGATTTTTTCAAGCTTTAGTAGATTCATTCATCctgatctctctctcaatcGTTCCCGGTACGTGagctcttcttctgctttccCAAATTCTGTGTTTGATGATCTCTGACCCTTCATTTGTGATTGCTGCGTTTGATTCGATGTTCTGAAGGTTTATTATGTATGATTGATTGTCTGATGCTTTCTCATCGTTTCTCATTTGGATCTGCTGCTCAATCTCTGGGAAATATTTTTAGCGTATTTGATTGCTACTCCTGTGGATCTAGATCTGTGATCATTTTTAGAATATCTCGCGATTAGCATCGCTGTTGCTTCATGAATTATCTTTTATTGAGCTGAATCACAGTGAATGAGATTTCCCAGAATTGATAGATCTGAACGGTGCCTGCTTAGTTTTGTAGTCTATCTGTTTGATTAAATTACATTTCGAATTCGCTCGATTCTTTTGTTCTTGGTGGTATAATAATTGTGCTGTTTCGTCATTACTGAAGCTTTCCTGAATGCAATTTTCATGGTTACAGATTTGATTGTATTTCCACATTCACATGGCTACTTATAAGCCAAAGAACATCCTCATCACTGGGGCTGCTGGTTTCATTGCCTCCCATGTTGCCAACAGACTTGTTCGTAGCTACCCTGACTACAAAATCGTTGTGCTTGACAAGCTTGATTACTGTTCTAACCTCAAAAACCTCAACCCTTCTAAATCCTCTCCCAACTTCAAGTTCGTGAAAGGTGACATCGCCAGTGCTGACCTTGTCAACTACCTTCTCATCACTGAAGAAATCGACACCATTATGCACTTTGCTGCTCAAACTCATGTTGACAACTCTTTCGGTAATAGCTTTGAGTTTACCAAGAACAATATCTATGGTACCCATGTTCTTCTTGAAGCTTGCAAAGTCACTGgccagatcaggaggtttatccATGTCAGTACTGATGAGGTCTATGGAGAGACTGATGAGGATGCTTCTGTTGGAAATCACGAGGCTTCTCAGTTGCTTCCTACTAACCCGTACTCTGCTACTAAGGCTGGAGCTGAGATGCTTGTGATGGCATATGGTAGATCGTACGGTTTACCAGTTATAACAACTCGCGGGAATAATGTTTATGGTCCTAACCAGTTTCCTGAAAAGTTGATTCCTAAGTTCATCCTGTTGGCCATGAATGGGAAGCCTCTCCCGATCCACGGAGATGGATCTAATGTTAGGAGTTACCTCTACTGCGAAGATGTTGCTGAGGCGTTTGAGGTTGTTCTTCACAAAGGGGAAGTTAACCATGTCTACAATATCGGGACTACTAGAGAAAGGAGAGTGATTGACGTTGCCAATGACATCAGCAAACTCTTCGGAATAGACCCTGACTCCACCATTCAGTTTGTGGAGAACCGGCCTTTCAATGACCAGAGGTACTTCCTCGATGACCAGAAGCTGAAGAAATTGGGTTGGTGTGAACGAACCACTTGGGAAGAAGGACTCAGGAAGACAATGGAATGGTACACTGAGAACCCTGAGTGGTGGGGCGACGTTTCTGGAGCTCTGCTTCCTCATCCACGGATGCTCATGATGCCAGGTGACCGACACTCTGATGGCTCTGACGAGCACAAGAAAACAGATGGTAATCAGACATTCACGGTGGTTACTCCGACCAGGGCTGGTGGTTCTGCAGACAAACCATCTTTAAAGTTCCTCATCTATGGGAAGACTGGGTGGCTCGGTGGTCTTCTGGGAAAAATATGTGAGAAGCAAGGGATTCCATACGAGTATGGAAAAGGGAGACTAGAAGACAGAGCTTCTCTAATGGCGGATATTCGCAGCATCAAACCAAGTCATGTCTTCAACGCTGCGGGTTTAACTGGTAGACCCAATGTTGACTGGTGTGAATCTCACAAAACCGAGACCATCCGGGTCAATGTTGCTGGAACTTTGACTCTAGCAGATGTTTGCAGAGAGAATGATCTGCTGATGATGAACTTTGCCACTGGTTGTATATTCGAGTACGATGCTGCGCATCCAGAAGGTTCAGGGATTggttttaaagaagaagacaaaccgAACTTCACCGGTTCTTTCtactcaaaaacaaaagcaatggTAGGATAACATCACATAACCAAACCACATCTGATCCTCAATTTTGTTTAAACTCTGTCCATAAAAATCctcttgtttctatttttgcaaGGTCGAAGAGCTTCTAAGAGAATTTGACAACGTATGCACCTTGAGAGTGCGGATGCCAATCTCATCAGACTTAAATAACCCGAGGAACTTCATCACAAAGATCTCGCGTTATAACAAAGTGGTGAACATCCCAAACAGCATGACCATACTAGACGAACTCTTACCAATCTCAATCGAAATGGCGAAGAGGAACCTAAGGGGGATATGGAACTTCACCAATCCAGGAGTGGTGAGCCACAACGAGATTCTAGAGATGTACAAGAGTTACATTGAGCCGGATTTCAAATGGTCCAACTTCACTTTGGAAGAACAAGCTAAGGTCATCGTTGCACCACGGAGCAACAACGAGATGGATGGTTCCAAGCTCAGCAAGGAGTTCCCAGAGATGCTTTCCATCAAAGATTCGTTGATCAAATACGTCTTCGAACCCAACAAGCGAACGTaaaacacacatacacacacacacacacacacacactcttaTTCTCTCTGTGTTCACTAGAATGTTTCtactttaattttgatttgatttatcaTACGATTCATTTACTCTTTTGCATTCTACGACTTACATGTAGCTCTCTTCACACATTCTACATCACAACACATCTTTGtttacattaatatttttacacaGATCAATTTATTTGAGTTTACTTTACTATCCTTCTTGATTCTTCATTTACTACTCCTATTATAATGCCTGTTCGTTTCCATATCAAGATAAGGAGAAgagttgaagaaagaaacaaaatcgacTGATTTATGTAACTTATTTCCCTTTGCTTTAAACTTGAGGATTCTATATTTGTTACAAGAACATTATCTCTCATATGTTAATCTTCCTACTGCATAAATAAAAATCGCAAACTCAAATGCAAACTACATTAAACCCTCTGTACTTTCTGTCCCCATCTTCGCCACACGACCATCTACCAGCATTTTGCTTTCGCTTAATCACCTTAGCACCTTAGCGAACTACTGAGAGACATTCCATAAAAATGATGATgtaaaaatgatgaagaagacaatggAAGAAAGGAACAGAAAGAGCTCAGTACCTTgaattttgttcttctcttcactAAGCTGGAGCGTATTGTCTAGACAATGGTAGAATTTCTTGGCTCGTTATAAGATTTAAAAGCTAAGTCAGTAGGAGTTGAAGATTGACTGTTTTGAGTTCTTtataaaggagaaaaaaaagacttgaatAGAGAGTTTGGGATTGTACCTTCTGTTTCTGTAGACAACCAATCATGTGCACAGAACAAAGCCTGTCTAATATCAGGGTTCAAGGAACTCTGGCTATCAGCGATCATGGGTGTCCCAGAGTTAAATGTTGAATCAGGCGCAAGGATTGACATTGGCGTCCCTAAAATGTCACGTGCTAGAAGAGAGAGGACAGGGTATCTTGGTGTATGAACCTTCCAGTAATTCAGAATGTTGAACTCGCCAGTACGGGGGAACACTGGTTCAGACAAGTATTTGTCCAAATCCGATGCTGTGTTCAGGTTCTGAGAAGTTTCACGGAGAAACTTGTCGAATCCTTTCAATCTGTCTCTAGTGTCCATGGTTCTACCTAAGCCAGAGCCAGAGAAAGAAGAGTCTTCACCGACAATGGCTGAGCACATCGAATATGCATCAAGAAGCTCCTTGACACCATTCGACACTTCCTTGATGCGGTCCAGAGCGGTACTGCCATAGATCTTCGAGTAGTAATACTCTACCAACTTCATCTTGAATCGAGGATCCAATATGGCAGCGATGGCTAAAACAAGGCTGCATTTGTTCCAATACTCATCGAATTTAGCCTTCATATTTGCTGCAAGAGAACTCAAGAAATTGTCCTGGTTCTTGCACCACTCGATCAACTGGATGTGGAAATCACACATCTCAACAAAGTATACATTTGCTGTCGGGAACTTGTTTCTTGAAAAGTCAGAGGCAATATCGAACACAAGTTTAAGATAACCAGTAACGTATCTTGTCCATTCCCACTCCTCATCGGTTAGAGATGAATCAAACGCGTGATCGTGATCACGCAGATGGCAAAACGCACCCTTGTACTCCAGCACAGTTTCAAGCATCAGGTAAGTAGAGTTCGAGTTACCAAGAGAATCAAGAACCAAGATCTTGTGGGAGTTGATTCCAGCGAGTTGAGCGATTTCATTGAACCTTACTTGTGTTGATTGTGAGCTCTTGACATATCTCACACTTCCTCGAATCTTTTGGATCACATCTCTCATAGCCTCCAAGCAATCTTGGACAAGAGAACTCAGAAGATGAGCGGCAGATTTCAACTCAAGTAACTGCCCGTTGATTAAGATCTGGCTGCTCTGAGACATGTGGTCTTTAATTCGCAGGACAATCTCTTCATTAACAGAAAAACTGTCAAACGTTACAGCGAAAAGCTTGCTCTCAAGCCTCCATTCAATCAAACATCTGACGATTACTTCAGAGAGCATATCTTCAGTATGAGAAGGATCCAAGGTGATAAAGTTAAGAACATTCCTGTGTAGCCTCCACTCCTCATCGATATAATGAGAGGCCAAACACACACAGTTAGCATTATCCCGTGAAGACCACATCTCCACCGAAAGATTGATCTTGCCGTATAAGTTATTCAAAGTGTGCTGCACTCTCTGCTTCTCCCTCATGTAAATCTCCATACATGAATCCTCAATTGTGCTATTAGGCACAGCTTCAAACAAGGGCTGAAGGTTCCTAGCAAACACTTTGAAACCAACATGATCAACCATGGCTAACGGATAACCGTGCATAATAATCATACGTGCAAGATCAACCTGACTCCTTTCTTGACTAAACCTTCCTCCACTTCCTCGGCTTAGAACCACCTCGTCCCTACGTTGTTGCTCATGATCGAACTTAGGTCTGAGATACTCGTCTTTAGGTTGACCCTCATCGAAACTGATAGGAGTAGCAATAGTAACTggattctcttttttctttcttttaggtGTCAGCAACTGAGACATGTCATGATTGGTTCGTTTGAGACACCGCATAAGATGGTTCCTAAGATGAGTTGTCCCGCTGTTGCTCGAACCACTGAGTTTCTTATTACATTGAATGCAAACAGCATAACACACATCAGCCTTTCTCACCCTCTCAAAGTAATTCCAAACAACAGATGTCAACCTCTTCGATTTCTGCAAGATGATCTCATTTGATTCATCCATCTCATACAAAAAAACTCGTATAGCTGCTCCACCTATtcattgatttaaaaaaaaaaacaaaactttagacTTTACTAAGCGTTACAAAGATCATCATCTTAACCAACAACAGCAGGCATTATACACTTTgatcaaaaccaaaagattcaACATTGCAACAACAGAgatcaaaatcataaaaccacaTTATTCAACAATAACACAACCACACAAATTGAGATGAAtgaaatcaaacaaaaggtGAAAACTTTCTGATGAAATTAGTCATAcactgaaaacaaacaaacaaacagaaccCTTTTGAATTTTGCGAGCAAGGCAGAGTTTTTTTGATACACGAGGAAATTAGCAAAGAGAGTTAGAGACGACGAACAGAGCAAAAGCAACAAGGTTTGAAATTTGCGGCACCtttctttgtttaacaaattataataaaagcCGTCAGAATCTGTGGAGACTAGAATCGGAGGATCCGAGGAGCTCTTTTAAGGGTTACGGGTGGGAAGAAGCTGGATCGAAGTATTATCAGATCCGATGGACGATTTGGGTTATTTAAAGACCCGGATTTAGGGGTTTCGGGTGGGTTAGGATAAAGGGATCCGGTTCTGGATCCGAATTGATCCCGGGTTTCGTTAGATTCACACATGTAACGCGGGCCTTGGCGCGGTTGGATAGATCTGGTTCCCGATCCGATCTccattaatcaattaattaattgcattctaaacaaaaattaaacacgTCTAGATAATGTTTTGATTTATCAATATGataaataattgataattttCTGCAATATATAGactattatagtatttttttttaaatttctaatttattttgaaacaagtgttttacaaattaaatgCTAGTTTATGCAAACTTGAATTGAACCATTTCATAAAGACCTAAGGTTTTACAATTGTGCCTTCATTCCCTCGATTTAGTAgaacaatataaaaaattgtcTCAAGGCCATAAACTTAGCTACAACAATAACTACTTACTCTTAAAGCATCACAAACTACTAACTTCAAACAAAACCACTCATACATAAAGTATATACACAAAAGAATTCATAATCTTCTTTCGCATAACATAACGCAGTGGAAGTTATATcattccatctctctctctaaaatcaTTTCAATTCAAGGATTGCGTTGTTGCATCCATGAAGGAGGAATACGGTCTGAAGTCGCTGGACCAGCCGTAGGAGGGAGACTTCGAACATTAATGTTTAGAGGATATAAACGATACTCGATATCGAGCTCTCTACAAGCTTTTCCAACTTCCTCTAGTAATTGACCTCTTCTTATATACCTCTCTCCCATGTCTTGATGATTCATTCTATGTGTCAACCACACCGCGATTTTCACACTATTCAAGTTGTCAATGTTTAGGTACACTATCATAGGTGCAGGATACCAATAATCCTTCTTGTTGTCTACATAACTGCatgaaaattaaacataagaAATAATGTTAAGAATCATAATGTTAAACCTTTAGTANNNNNNNNNNNNNNNNNNNNNNNNNNNNNNNNNNNNNNNNNNNNNNNNNNNNNNNNNNNNNNNNNNNNNNNNNNNNNNNNNNNNNNNNNNNNNNNNNNNNNNNNNNNNNNNNNNNNNNNNNNNNNNNNNNNNNNNNNNNNNNNNNNNNNNNNNNNNNNNNNNNNNNNNNNNNNNNNNNNNNNNNNNNNNNNNNNNNNNNNNNNNNNNNNNNNNNNNNNNNNNNNNNNNNNNNNNNNNNNNNNNNNNNNNNNNNNNNNNNNNNNNNNNNNNNNNNNNNNNNNNNNNNNNNNNNNNNNNNNNNNNNNNNNNNNNNNNNNNNNNNNNNNNNNNNNNNNNNNNNNNNNNNNNNNNNNNNNNNNNNNNNNNNNNNNNNNNNNNNNNNNNNNNNNNNNNNNNNNNNNNNNNNNNNNNNNNNNNNNNNNNNNNNNNNNNNNNNNNNNNNNNNNNNNNNNNNNNNNNNNNNNNNNNNNNNNNNNNNNNNNNNNNNNNNNNNNNNNNNNNNNNNNNNNNNNNNNNNNNNNNNNNNNNNNNNNNNNNNNNNNNNNNNNNNNNNNNNNNNNNNNNNNNNNNNNNNNNNNNNNNNNNNNNNNNNNNNNNNNNNNNNNNNNNNNNNNNNNNNNNNNNNNNNNNNNNNNNNNNNNNNNNNNNNNNNNNNNNNNNNNNNNNNNNNNNNNNNNNNNNNNNNNNNNNNNNNNNNNNNNNNNNNNNNNNNNNNNNNNNNNNNNNNNNNNNNNNNNNNNNNNNNNNNNNNNNNNNNNNNNNNNNNNNNNNNNNNNNNNNNNNNNNNNNNNNNNNNNNNNNNNNNNNNNNNNNNNNNNNNNNNNNNNNNNNNNNNNNNNNNNNNNNNNNNNNNNNNNNNNNNNNNNNNNNNNNNNNNNNNNNNNNNNNNNNNNNNNNNNNNNNNNNNNNNNNNNNNNNNNNNNNNNNNNNNNNNNNNNNNNNNNNNNNNNNNNNNNNNNNNNNNNNNNNNNNNNNNNNNNNNNNNNNNNNNNNNNNNNNNNNNNNNNNNNNNNNNNNNNNNNNNNNNNNNNNNNNNNNNNNNNNNNNNNNNNNNNNNNNNNNNNNNNNNNNNNNNNNNNNNNNNNNNNNNNNN comes from Camelina sativa cultivar DH55 chromosome 19, Cs, whole genome shotgun sequence and encodes:
- the LOC104765295 gene encoding zinc finger BED domain-containing protein RICESLEEPER 1-like, with protein sequence MDESNEIILQKSKRLTSVVWNYFERVRKADVCYAVCIQCNKKLSGSSNSGTTHLRNHLMRCLKRTNHDMSQLLTPKRKKKENPVTIATPISFDEGQPKDEYLRPKFDHEQQRRDEVVLSRGSGGRFSQERSQVDLARMIIMHGYPLAMVDHVGFKVFARNLQPLFEAVPNSTIEDSCMEIYMREKQRVQHTLNNLYGKINLSVEMWSSRDNANCVCLASHYIDEEWRLHRNVLNFITLDPSHTEDMLSEVIVRCLIEWRLESKLFAVTFDSFSVNEEIVLRIKDHMSQSSQILINGQLLELKSAAHLLSSLVQDCLEAMRDVIQKIRGSVRYVKSSQSTQVRFNEIAQLAGINSHKILVLDSLGNSNSTYLMLETVLEYKGAFCHLRDHDHAFDSSLTDEEWEWTRYVTGYLKLVFDIASDFSRNKFPTANVYFVEMCDFHIQLIEWCKNQDNFLSSLAANMKAKFDEYWNKCSLVLAIAAILDPRFKMKLVEYYYSKIYGSTALDRIKEVSNGVKELLDAYSMCSAIVGEDSSFSGSGLGRTMDTRDRLKGFDKFLRETSQNLNTASDLDKYLSEPVFPRTGEFNILNYWKVHTPRYPVLSLLARDILGTPMSILAPDSTFNSGTPMIADSQSSLNPDIRQALFCAHDWLSTETEEILPLSRQYAPA
- the LOC109124647 gene encoding trifunctional UDP-glucose 4,6-dehydratase/UDP-4-keto-6-deoxy-D-glucose 3,5-epimerase/UDP-4-keto-L-rhamnose-reductase RHM3-like: MATYKPKNILITGAAGFIASHVANRLVRSYPDYKIVVLDKLDYCSNLKNLNPSKSSPNFKFVKGDIASADLVNYLLITEEIDTIMHFAAQTHVDNSFGNSFEFTKNNIYGTHVLLEACKVTGQIRRFIHVSTDEVYGETDEDASVGNHEASQLLPTNPYSATKAGAEMLVMAYGRSYGLPVITTRGNNVYGPNQFPEKLIPKFILLAMNGKPLPIHGDGSNVRSYLYCEDVAEAFEVVLHKGEVNHVYNIGTTRERRVIDVANDISKLFGIDPDSTIQFVENRPFNDQRYFLDDQKLKKLGWCERTTWEEGLRKTMEWYTENPEWWGDVSGALLPHPRMLMMPGDRHSDGSDEHKKTDGNQTFTVVTPTRAGGSADKPSLKFLIYGKTGWLGGLLGKICEKQGIPYEYGKGRLEDRASLMADIRSIKPSHVFNAAGLTGRPNVDWCESHKTETIRVNVAGTLTLADVCRENDLLMMNFATGCIFEYDAAHPEGSGIGFKEEDKPNFTGSFYSKTKAMVEELLREFDNVCTLRVRMPISSDLNNPRNFITKISRYNKVVNIPNSMTILDELLPISIEMAKRNLRGIWNFTNPGVVSHNEILEMYKSYIEPDFKWSNFTLEEQAKVIVAPRSNNEMDGSKLSKEFPEMLSIKDSLIKYVFEPNKRT